TTAAGATTTGCTTAATTTTGCATTAATGAAGCAAATAAATAAAGATGGCTCAGAGCTGTCTGAAGAAAATTCAAAGAATGCTGAATAAAGTGGTCAAAGTTAATCGACATGCTCATTTAGACCATGTTTACATATTCAGCATTCGGTCAGGATTTTGCACCTAAATCTCAACAAACTATTCCGCCAGCAATTCAAGTGAATATCTGTGTGAAATAATGAATGACCAGTGGGTTTTACAATGCAGAGTCCACACAGAAACGTTGCAGATCCATtgatgacatgggggctgatcagTCTGCTGATCCTCTGCAGAAATACAAGGTTCCGCTTTAGATTTAGATCATCTACTACACTTCACTAGGTTCTACAGCCTATGGCAAATAAGTGCCACATAAAAATGACCGCCATCCAGAATAACTGCATTTCTTTACCTTTCAGCTCTTTTCCTGAATCTTTTTCCAGCTATGTTACTACTGGAATCCCCAGCTGCAGCTACGGGAGGGTCAGCTTGCTCACCAGCCTGTTTCTAACCTGAGGGAGCCTTGTATATAGCTGTAATGAGCAGTCAGACTATCCTCCAGCTCCTTTTTGTATTAAAACGGCTTGAGAAGCAAACAATATCAGCCGACCAGCAAGGAAATGCCGGTTTGTTGGCCGATCAGATTTTTTCGAGCGGCTATAAAAATGCAGATTTGCCGGCAGCACATTTCCCCTTGTAAACCGTGGTGTGCTGCCAACAATAATGTAAATGAACGGCCGTGTGATTCATGCCAGTATTGAGCAGCAATTGCCAACACAATTGTTCAAAGACCTTTTACATGGGCAATTGAGTAGTGAGAGATTAACCATGCAGCTGCTCATTGGGACAGgttaaaagggattctgtcatcagaaatgagccctataagctaaacatatggcgatgtcccttgtaaaacacagaatcctaaagtgagtttatCTAATGCCCCTGTGACTATATTCATAAAAAAGacgtttatatcacctgtcaatcacttcaaaatgtgtccaaggggacgtctcctggtgaatggtgcccggctgcagccatgtcGTTTAGGTGCCCAGTGCCGCCCTCTGTAGTGAAATAGCCGTCCTCCCTTTCATGCGATCCGCCTACCTCAAATCATCACTGCCTCTAACCACTGCTCGCTTCATCCAGATCCCGCGTGTGCGAACTAGGTTGGATGGCTGGGATGGGCTGTAATAGGGCAGTCAGTGGAGGTCCGAGTGAAgtgcgccggccggcgcatgcgcacttcgctatacgaggccgctgccagtagtccgcaccaggatatacctagtgcgcacgcgcgggatctggatGAAGCGAGCGGGGGGTTACAGAGGCGGACACGAACTGAGTTAGGCGGATATAATAAAAGGGAGGGTGGCGATTTCACTTGAGGAGGCTGGGCACATAAACGACATGGCTGCAGCTGGGCCCCTTTCagcatgagacgtccccttggacacattttgaagtgattGGCAGGTGATACAAACGTcttttttatgaatatagagccacaggggcattagataaactcactttaggattctgtgttttacaagggacatcgccatatgtttagcttatagggctcatttcgggtgacagaatccctttaagtccccTTTACATGGCCCAATtctttcctgacaatcgcctgctcgttagCGAAAGAGACTGctgaatttacatgcagcgatatcCACCACAGTATGACGAGCAGTGATCGCCAATGCCATCgcccgtccccatacagaatcattgtttgctggcagcagaggctgtttagacacaacgatctgctgccggcaaacaatgatttaggtgtccgAACGAACAATCTTACTACCTCATGAACGAGAGTTAGAGATTATCTCTAACGAGTGTTCGTATGAATGCTATGTAGCGATAATCTTTCTGAAAATCAggccgtgtaaagggccctttagaacCATTTGTGCAATCGTTTGTTCACGTCGGCTGCACCCACCCTGTTCACACGAGGAGATGTCCTACCAACATATGAAGTCAATGTGCCACAGGAGGGCTGCATTTAGACGCAGCAATCATCCCTTCGTTAGGGGGATGAACAATCACTACTTCGATCGTTCATTCCCATGCAGATTCACtttttgtggacagcacatcCTTGTTTACGATTGGTGGTCGGGTGGTAAATTCATAAAGGCCAATGATCAACAACAAGCATTCATGTGAACATTCATCCTGATCCTCGGATGTAAGTGGGCCCTAACAGCAAAGTTACCATGTCAATTGTTATCATGCGTGCTTTGGTAAAGTTATAAGGAAGAGATGCAAAGCTGCAATCATTACCTGAAAGGCAATTGTTGAATCTTCACAAGCAAGCATTGTTTCAGGTTCCTGAACTGCCGGGAGGTCGATGCTTTGTGTGTCTACAACCTGCTCATTAGTGCTAGAGGGAATGTCTGTCCTAAATGACTGCCAATCATCAGACTCTGTAGAATGCTCTATCTCCGGATCTCCAAAGGCAGCCCAAGAAGCAGCACTTCCCTTCTGATCATCCTCAAATGCATTCCAGTCTGAAGGCTGCAGAATACTACCTGCCGTACTGAAATCAGCAAAGTCATCTGAGTCCTGTGTAACACTCGACTCCTCTTTTTTCGCCAAAGATACAAAGCTTCCAAACTCCCTAAACTCATCTGGTTCCTCAGAAGCCCACTGTTGAGATGTCTTGTCTTCAGAAGACAACTTTTCTGAAGGCACCGCCTGGTCCTCCTGGAAAGATAAAGTTGTATCCTCAAAACTACCAAAGTCATTCTCATTTCCCTCCATCACATTCGAGGGCAGTTCTAAAGGTTCATGAACATGTTTTTTATCCAACGTGACACTGTCTGTCACAGGAAGAGCAGCATCAACATCTCCAAAAGCATCAAACTCTGGCTCGTGAGGAACATTCACGTCATGTCCACTTTCAATATCGGAATCAAGTTCTATCTTTCTAACATCTTTTGATGTTTCCAGAGACTCATTATGAGGAGGATCTATTGTATTAATAGTCTGTTCTTCCTCTTTTCTACTATTTTTGGTATCCAGTGAATGCATACTATCAGAAATTTCGGATTCTGTCATATCTGACTTTGTTTCAGGAGGAAGAACACTGCTTAATGTTAATGTATCAGGCTCTTCAATTTCTTCTCGAGGAAATGGGTCTTTTAGTTCTTCCATGGCAGCTGAGACACCGCCATGTTCAAATCTACTTGATTCAGTGCTAAGGTTAATACTTTGAGCCTGTCCTTCATGTGAACCTTTCGATGGTTCCAAATGTACCTCATCTATGTCTACATGGTCCTTGCTTGAAAATGTAGCAAAGTCAGCAAACGCATCTCTGGGGCTCGGTGGTGAAAAGTCTATACTTAAATCTGTACTTTGAGAACTGGTTGACTTAAATCCTTTTGAATGTCCCATTCGGTCAAGATCTTGTAATCCCTGAGGGTTGTCGCTATCTGCCACTGCAAACCCATTCGTGAGATTTTCCAGGCTGTTTATTTTCTCACCATTGCATGTACTAGCTATTTGTTCCTGACTTCTACTTATAAAATGATCATTATCATTACAAGTAAGTTGGGTCTCTGAGTTTATATATTTTGCGTTCTCCCCTGAGCTCCCTTTATTATCAAGTGCAGCAACGTTGAATTGGGTGGTGTCATGGTTGATGTTAGTCTCAAACACAGAACAAGGTCCCTTCTTCGAAATACCAATCTCAGAGATGTTCTCATTGGCTGTGATGGAGGTAAGGCTAGAGAAGTCATTTACGTTATCCGAGAAATCGTGTATCGGTAAGAAATGTTTCGATGGTATAAAGTCCTCTCTAGTCTTCGGATAACTGACTGTGTCAAAGTTGGCAAACCCAATTCCAGAGCTGTTGACGTCAGAAAAGCCTCCAAATTCTCCAAACCCGTCATCGTCGTCATCATCTGCAACACTGtcgagaggaggtggggatgagGAATACATTCGAATAATTTCAGGTTCCATGGTGGAAAGTCTTGGTTACAGGAGAAAAATTACacctaaaataagacaaaattgaTAAATTAATATATACGgtacataaaagtaaaaaaaataaaaataaaagagcaTATGTCCATTTTACCAAAATTATTTGTTTGCCAAGAACTGATGAAAACGGCTAGAAGTAATAATCATGGACTAAACCAAtaagaaatgcaaaaaaaaaaaaaaagcactattTTGGTGGCAATGCATAGTAGGGTTCACTgggcaaaaactgaaaaaatacaaCCGATCATAGCAAGCACCAGCTTCTCCCTGACCAAACATAAGAGACTCCAGTTTATTCTACCTTTAGTCACAAAAGGATCTATGTGTAGCAGGAATTGTAGCTCGATCAGGATAGATAAGACGTCTGCCAGTTTTCCATTGCATTGGTTAAACAGAGAAAGAAGTGGGACGTCAGACGAGAGAACAAGTAGTAGAAAGAGCACcgatatcaagactggcatactGTGCACTTTTTTCCCTAACTCAGAGCAGGTAATATGTCATACACCAGGTTATACCCAGCACCAGGCTATAGAAGTCTATAGCCTGCGTAacagatctgtcccgtttccgttatgcaggagttcactcctgcataacggaaacagaacggatccgttacgcaggctatagacttctattatgatggaacgAATAAAGGAATGCCTCTAACGGCATTccctcatagaattgcgttatagtccgtggtaacggaatccataacgcaatttagaTTATACCACAACCTGAacttcaaaatattaaatttgctcatccctagtcaagaaCAATAGGACATACTCAATTTAAACAAGAACTACCAGGAACCGCTTTCTATGTAACATCTctgctcaggcctcttgcacacaactattttggatatgcattttttttttgaggatcggaCACATATCTATTGAGTTCCATGGGTTTGGACCATCTGCCTGCCCCTGCAAATTACAGAACATAAACTATTCTTGTCCGGGTTGCCGACCAGAATGGCCGTTTCTTTTAATGAAACTGAGAAAAATGCAGAATCCACACGGAAGgcatctgttttgcggatccacagtttgTGGGCCGCAAAAGAATACGGTTGAATACGTGTAGCCTTAAAGTGGTTGCCCTGCCAATATTCACTTATCACCTGTCCACATGTATGATCTCAGATGCATGTTACACATTGTGAGGTACCAAGTATACTCACTATACACATTTCCAAACCTGAGGCCTACACTACTGGAGGATTACAAAAGGTCCTCCCGCTCCAGCACCACAAGTACAAGCACCATAACCTACAAGACTGGGAACGCCAGCAGCCAAGGGGTACACATTTAATGCACAAAAGCCACATCAGATGGAAGGGAAAAAAAAGCCCTATAATTGATAATTTTTCACTTTACCATGGGGGACTACTATGAAAATCATGTAAAAGCCAGAAACAGTTGTAGCAGAAAACTGCCTGGACCCGGCCTGGACACCTAAGTAGGCAGAGCGCACGCTGTGCAGGAGATTGAATGTTTCTGGATTCAGACTTCAGCCACCACCGGGCAATCACCGCAACAAATAAAGCTCCATCTGAACAGAAGACGTGGATTatgcagctctgcagacagtgtTCCCTGTGCCAGAGACATTACAAAGAGGCTGCACAGACATAACCAACCTGACAGACAGCGCGGCCCAGCACGCAGCATCTACTGGACAATGGAGGATTGGTGGAAATGATAGTGTCACCCGGCGAACGGTCCAGAGACGGCAGAACTACTATGTCACTATGAGCTAGCCATACGTGTACAAAGGAAAAATCGATATCAGGGATAGTCAACCTGCAGCACTCCATCTGTGGTGAAACTACCActaccagcatgcacacttgcttggctgttctcagaactctcatagaattgaatggagcatgctgggagttgtagtttcacaacagctggagtgccgcaggttgacGATCCCTGATCTATATGACAgcagaggcttaaaggggttttgccatcacatacaatgcgaagatatcgctaggatatgcccccatttgtctgttaggtgcgtgtcccacctctgggatccacacctactacgagaacggagcgggggaaccaatggagggcacactgcacatgccCAGCCGCCCTCTATTTCAATAGGGCTGCCGCGGCCatctccatctgccccatagaaataaatgggagcaggggccttatgtgtggggtcctccagccacagctttcaccgctccattctccttgtatatgcaagtcccagaggtgggacccacacctatcagacaatgtgggcatatcctagcgatatgcccctattattgtatgtgatgggaatatccctttaaggctgtattacacagcctgaTTGTGCAGacaattgtcgggagggaagcgctactacccagcaatcgcctgctcactagcggaggagactgctgctattacatgcagcgatcgcctccgcagcaggaggaggagccatCGTTATGCCATGACTCGTCCCCATGCGGTATAGTGGTTGGCCGGCAGCTaaatctgctgcctgcaaacaatgattcttaagcgtgcttaaaaaataaataaaaaaaataaacacaattgCCCAATGTACGAGTGTATGCTCATTCATCGGTAGCATTATTACACAGCCAGATCATCGTTAATAAGCGGCgatctcctctgcagcatggggaaAAGTGATCaatatgccatcgctcgtccccatgctgtccaGTTGATTGCCGGCAGCAGAGGTAATAGACATCTTGATCTGCCGCATGCAAACAATTTTTAaacctgtcaaaagatttggattgtctGATGAACAAGCGTTCGCTCGTTCAGCGGGTAATccgcggcagtattacactgccagattggCCCGACAATTGCCTGGCGTAATCCAGgctctaaggctctgttcacatcttgtCTGAGCCATTTGTTAGATGTACATATCCGCAGTGGCCACATGGGTGTTTAACATATGGCTGCTGCAGGAAAATTTATAATGACCAGCGGGGACTGAAGGAGTGGCAGGGGATTTATCAAGCGAGTAtgggttcttttttattttatggcattTCCTCCCTTCAGCTTCATTTATTTCCGGAAAATTCTGGAAAACTTCTTTAAGGCAGGATGTTGATGCCAAGAGAGACGGGAGCTGAAGCGCCAGCAGTGAAGCCATAACCCAGTGGCGGGGACCAGGCAAGTGTGATTACAACCCTGGGTCTGGCCACTGTGAGGTCAGAAGAACACTGTTAAATGTCAGAAGAACAACTCTGTACAACCAAAGGCTAGGGACGTGGCATGTTATACACAGTACATTTGTGCATGATTTTCTGGCATACTGATGCCTAACACTGGCCAAAGAACAGGTTTGCTCAGAAAATGCAAGTCAACTGAAAGGAAGAGTCCATAGAGAAGGGTCTGGTCTAAGCCTTTATGGGGGGGCCCATCACATAATCGCTGCAAGGGAAATACAGTGCTAAACGAATGCCATCCAAATGAATGGGTATCAGCAGGGACAGAGGATATGCCATGTCAAACACTTCTTATACCTAAATGAATTAGTACAGAAAAAGGGACAACTACATAGAAGAAACCCATCATCCCAAACGTATACTCTGTGAACCAGAAACCCAAATTTGCCCTCTAAgtagagaaaattggcttctacctcacagtttcttttttgccttcctctggatcaacttgcaggatgacaggttgaactggatggacaaatgtctttttcggccttatgtactatgctactaaggccttatgcacacagcgGGTCGGCAATGCACGgccgccggccgtgtgcaccccgcatcacggatgcggacccattcacttgaatgggtccgcaattccggagatgctgAATGGAGTCACAGAACGGAACACCAGAAGTACTATGGAGTgcctccgtggtgtttctttgCCGTTGTTCcacaccgcaaataaatatgacgtgtcatatttttttgcgatgcggacagacccccaatgcacggaaaggccgcacaacagccgtgtgcatgaggcataaggaGGTTTTCAAGCAGATTTTCCTataggtttttcagccaaagccagaagtggattcaaaacGAGCAGAAATTACACTTTTCCTTCTGGCTGGATCCACTTcttgctttggctgaaaaacctaaAAGGAAATCCGTCTCAAAACCTTCTCCAAAAAAAATCCTACCCTTAGGCTGCTGTTAAAGGCAATGATCATCCATATTGAATATAGTATCATCAGATACATagtacacttatgaaaatgcacaacactgCACGTGGGAGCGTTATTTTCCAGCCTGATCTCAGCTCCCGTGACAGGACCTcagagcattataatgatttataatactgTGTGTCCCTGCCCGACATCGGCTGTAATTATTTGTATTGATggcattaaagtggttttccgagattttcttacttatgacctatcctctggattggtcatcagtatcttattggtgggggtccaacccctGGTACCCCGCctatcggctgtttgagaaggcagcggcgctcctgcgAGTGCGGCAGCATTTTCACAGCCTTTACTAGGCCGGTGATGACACATttatcaagtgaatggggctgagcgcgataccaagcacatccgctatacagtgtacgccgctgtgcttggtgagcctcaccgatcagatactggagACCTATCGGAGTACAATTCATTACAGTCGGTGTCGGGCAgggacacatagcattatattataATGTTGTGAGGTCTTGTCAAAGAAGCAGAATTCAGGCCCAAATAACGATCCCACACGCAGCGCGTTTCCCGGCCTTAGGGTTTCCATTCATTTCAGCCTCAGAGATACCACCTAGACCGGAGATTATACAGGAGACCATACATCTGGACAAATGGCAAGTGGTAATACGCTATAAATAATGGCGAGGCGAGGCTTTCCTCCCCTCCTGCGGCCTCTCCAGGTGTGATGGAAAAACAAATACCAGGTTATATAACTTCTTCTCACAAGTGCCATAGACTGTCAGCAAACGCGTCAGCAGCAAATCAGTTCACGTCTGATGGTGGAGGCTTCACCTCATTTTTGAGCCTTCTGTCCACAGCAGTAGGAAAAGCACCGAGGACTGATCAGCTCTGTTATATAACTGCCGCCTCGTCTTCCTTCCAATGGATTTCACATTGATTGCAGGGTAGGAAAGCACAGAGACTTCACAGCCTGTCAGAGGCGACTGAGCCCCACTCCCACCATTAGGATCAGGGGCAGAAGTGCAGCAGCTAGACAGCGCTCTACAGCGTGCAGCCCCGCGTCCGCTCCCCTCCATGTACTCGGTGGAAATCATCAGGCGGCAACTGTCCCTTGATTCTCAGTAGAGCATTAGATGAATAACGTCATAAAGAACTGGATTAATGAGAATAAGCATACATGCATTCAGTCTCCTGACATTGAGTAACCTCACCAGGttgctttgaaaaaaaacaaaaaaaaaaaacacgcatcGGCAGCCAGCCGTGACGCAGGACAGGACAAAGGTAACTATACTAGGAGGttatttttatgttaattttaaaaggagctgtcacctctactaactacatgcattccccgtgtaattacaattctggagcatctattcttatggctccatgttgtgccattcctttattattcctgctagaagttatggatgaattaccagcagtttgcaatgaaggtccagagggatgttaccagttaggggtatATAGTCTGAcaatatccaatcagtgctgccagtgttaatcggtggggtctgacacctgggttcagctgttttaagaaggcagcggcacttctGTGAGCGCCTCGGCCTTCTCACCGCccatcaagcacagcgctgtacattgtatagtggctggctcagccccattcacttgaatggcatcTGATCggagggacccccgccgatcagctgtttcatgttggacccccgccgatcagatgctgatgatctatccagaggaagtgcagaagccctttaagcttgtCATCGTCCTGCGTGTGAAAGTAAGAGGAGAGAAGCAGGAGGCTGGGTGATGGCCATGTGCGCAGCGTTCATACATCATCTCATTTATGTCCAGACACAATAAAAGGGGATTTTCCATCACGTCAGAGGAGACTTCTGGGTGCCTGGTTACACCGCTGTAATATAATCCACTCTGCATTTTTTATCGGCCTTCCAGCTCTTCCCTACCTAAACGAGCAGGAGACATCTCCGTCCTGCATACAGAAACTAAAAAGTACACCGCAgctgaactacaactcccatcatttcaGCTCACAAAGGAATACTGAAGCCCCTGGTGATACAAGCAATAGAGTTGTGCTCTTATAACCCCTGGTTTTACACCCAACAGTTTTGGTGCCGTTTTGTGTTAGGCCTCTCACGTCAGCAaggggcatttatcatatagagaaggttaatacaagccacttactaatgtattgtgattgtccatattgcctcctttgctggctggatgcattttttttatcacattatatagtgctcgtttccatggttatgaccaccctgcaatccatcagtggtggtgtgcttatacactataggaaaaagcatcagcctctctggtggccgggaccatgggagtgcacgcaggctagtgctttttcctatactgtgcaagcacgaccacccttgattgattgtagggtggtcataaccatggaaacgagcagtgtataatgtgaaggaaaaatgcacccagccagcaaaggaggcaatatggacaatcacaatacattagtaagtggcctgtattaaccttctctatatgataaatgccatttgctgaagtgagacaacccctttacaggaTTTTCTATGGGACTTGAAaaagtgtgtgtatgtggaggcctGACCAGGAAAGCTTGAGAACTACCAGGCAGCTACAAGGCCAATTCAATGACTGTTTACACAAGCAATCTCCCGAGAGGACGTGCCAGGCTGCAGAAATAAAGGGCAGCGGTGGGTCAGAAGACCAGATCCGCTCCTTTGGTTTCCGTGGCCTAATCTTGGCTTTAAGCACAAATCAATAGTTTGATGTCTTTTTGTACATCTACATCCTCATCGCTCTCCCAAGAAAAATCCCTGATATGACAAGGAAGGCCAATTTACCCTGACTCTAGTGCTGCACTACTCGCCAGCCATTGATACTGATGACTAATGTTCAGCGACACTGCGATTTGCAAGTTCagcgttcgggttatctaagaattctgtgttggattctgttaccacagacaataacggaattccatgacttctattatgacggaatgcctcttaaaggcttcccgGGGGCATGGCGTCATAGAATTCCATATGGTAACAGATTCCATCACAGAATTCTTAGAtgatccaaacccgaacttgcaAATTGCtattttgctcaacactactgatgaccgATCATCAGGTGCTTGCACAGAGAGCTGATCGGCTAGGATCCTGTGTGttggaccccccgccgatcagatattgatgacctatcctgacaataggttgtcaatattaaaggctggacaacccctttaaggccactcTCACATGGGCGCAAGTGAATGCACATAAGATCTGCGCAAATTTCTGCAAGGATTTATGTGCGTTTGGTGCAGATTAGATGAGGTTTTGCAGGAAATCTCACCCTTCATTGGCAAGGTATCTTGATAGATATGGAGCTCAATTAGGTCTCGCTCACATCTCCGTCAAGCAGATCCGGCACAAATGCCGGTTGTCGGCtggacaaaaagaaaaatgttaccTGCATCTCATcagcgccacctattggaagtgacTCTCTATGAGTCAAGATCCAACTTTCCAACGAGCCTTGGGATTTCATACTAGCGAGATGGGactcttccttgggagatacctctttgcatattcttttcccatggagcacttccagtaagtGTCCGTACAGGACTGGTCTCATTAAGGAGCTTCCAAGGAGTCACACTGagtcagccagaatcctactccgtactcatgaggggcaagcaccccgaaccaactgtctacagatggatatctggctATATTCCCtcgtcaaatcccaaggcttgttggaaagttggaTCTTGACTCATGGGAGTCccttccaataggtggcgctggtgagatggttctcttccttggaGATACCTCTCTGCATGCCTCTATGGTAGAACACAAAGTGCAGTAAACTAAGGTCATATCCTTTTATATGAAAAAACACATTAATATTACGTTTCCTGAGGGCATTGTGACGTCTCCATTGCGGATGAGCTTATGTCAGTCCACCGGTTCGGGATCTGCACTGCTTTCCTGAGGAAAGCCTGGCTGAGGCGTTATATGGAGGCTATGATACCAAGCCGCCACCATGTAAACAGTCCCTATGGAGCAGCCTAGAAAACACCTATGGATCCCATGGGGGGTGAAATAAATGCAATCTACGGACAAAAGCCATAGCTACATGGAATGTCACCGATCGGGTTCTTGTATTTACTTTCCAGTGCCTCGCTCTGGAAAATTACAAGTCTGCTGAATATTTCAGGAGGAAGGATCAGGTGCCACCTGCTCCTCGCACCCCtccctggaagccaaaagcaacTCCCTGCCAGAGAGGCACAATGTGGAGCGACACCAGGAGCGAGGCATTCCAGGAGAACGAGAAATATTTAGCTTTTCTGCGACGTAGATTACAGTGTATCCTCTGCAGTCTTCTATGGAGGAATATCCACCACGAGACCCTGCCACGTGTCCCTGCTGATTACCTTACAGAGCAACCTGGTAAAATTGTAATGAGAACCCCACAATTAGGTAAACTAAGCAAATTTACCAAGTACAGAGATACGAGAACCGACTGACACCAGGATATAGCACTACAGGAACAAACAAGAAAATGAGCATTATAGGTTCTTTTCATATAAATCGCCCCAAATACTGCTTAGACTTCCTAATATCCGGTCCTAGGATCTGATCTATAGAACGACTGGTTCTATATTGACAGACTGATCATATGAAGGATACGCTCAGAGGGAACTACAGAAGTGTCCATACTGTAACATGGAGCGGCCTGTCCCGACACCACCCTATGATCAGATCTTAGGGAGCAGTTCAGTGCAAATATAAAGCCGGCC
The genomic region above belongs to Bufo gargarizans isolate SCDJY-AF-19 chromosome 4, ASM1485885v1, whole genome shotgun sequence and contains:
- the AFTPH gene encoding aftiphilin isoform X1; its protein translation is MEPEIIRMYSSSPPPLDSVADDDDDDGFGEFGGFSDVNSSGIGFANFDTVSYPKTREDFIPSKHFLPIHDFSDNVNDFSSLTSITANENISEIGISKKGPCSVFETNINHDTTQFNVAALDNKGSSGENAKYINSETQLTCNDNDHFISRSQEQIASTCNGEKINSLENLTNGFAVADSDNPQGLQDLDRMGHSKGFKSTSSQSTDLSIDFSPPSPRDAFADFATFSSKDHVDIDEVHLEPSKGSHEGQAQSINLSTESSRFEHGGVSAAMEELKDPFPREEIEEPDTLTLSSVLPPETKSDMTESEISDSMHSLDTKNSRKEEEQTINTIDPPHNESLETSKDVRKIELDSDIESGHDVNVPHEPEFDAFGDVDAALPVTDSVTLDKKHVHEPLELPSNVMEGNENDFGSFEDTTLSFQEDQAVPSEKLSSEDKTSQQWASEEPDEFREFGSFVSLAKKEESSVTQDSDDFADFSTAGSILQPSDWNAFEDDQKGSAASWAAFGDPEIEHSTESDDWQSFRTDIPSSTNEQVVDTQSIDLPAVQEPETMLACEDSTIAFQNPLLSRLERVILACFPPPPVAEIDEKISPLDLLLCTEQQEETSKSRSSASLHTEVLDIWSELQDIHDAYGLKHQWGGSHSNKKLLRSLGIDTRNILFTGNKKQPVIVPMYAAGLGMLEPTKEPLKPLSAAEKIASIAQSSPVPPDESICSSDQLQESLPPVQFDWSSSGLTNPLDASGGSTLLNLDFFGPVDDSGFNSTTTIPGVDPELYALTTAKVECSSASSKATDAFARLMSTAETTSTSARKPRRDENLSEEAAKVIASLPDLSFMHAKVLMFPVSLTPLTSCQDKVD
- the AFTPH gene encoding aftiphilin isoform X2, giving the protein MEPEIIRMYSSSPPPLDSVADDDDDDGFGEFGGFSDVNSSGIGFANFDTVSYPKTREDFIPSKHFLPIHDFSDNVNDFSSLTSITANENISEIGISKKGPCSVFETNINHDTTQFNVAALDNKGSSGENAKYINSETQLTCNDNDHFISRSQEQIASTCNGEKINSLENLTNGFAVADSDNPQGLQDLDRMGHSKGFKSTSSQSTDLSIDFSPPSPRDAFADFATFSSKDHVDIDEVHLEPSKGSHEGQAQSINLSTESSRFEHGGVSAAMEELKDPFPREEIEEPDTLTLSSVLPPETKSDMTESEISDSMHSLDTKNSRKEEEQTINTIDPPHNESLETSKDVRKIELDSDIESGHDVNVPHEPEFDAFGDVDAALPVTDSVTLDKKHVHEPLELPSNVMEGNENDFGSFEDTTLSFQEDQAVPSEKLSSEDKTSQQWASEEPDEFREFGSFVSLAKKEESSVTQDSDDFADFSTAGSILQPSDWNAFEDDQKGSAASWAAFGDPEIEHSTESDDWQSFRTDIPSSTNEQVVDTQSIDLPAVQEPETMLACEDSTIAFQNPLLSRLERVILACFPPPPVAEIDEKISPLDLLLCTEQQEETSKSRSSASLHTEVLDIWSELQDIHDAYGLKHQWGGSHSNKKLLRSLGIDTRNILFTGNKKQPVIVPMYAAGLGMLEPTKEPLKPLSAAEKIASIAQSSPVPPDESICSSDQLQESLPPVQFDWSSSGLTNPLDGVDPELYALTTAKVECSSASSKATDAFARLMSTAETTSTSARKPRRDENLSEEAAKVIASLPDLSFMHAKVLMFPVSLTPLTSCQDKVD